Proteins from one Gibbsiella quercinecans genomic window:
- the alsS gene encoding acetolactate synthase AlsS: MAKVNTDNNWQCGADLVVKNLEAQGVKHVFGIPGAKIDRVFDSLVDSQSIETVVVRHEANAAFMAAAVGRLTGKAGVALATSGPGASNLVTGLATATSEGDAVVAFGGAVKRADNLKQTHQSMDTVSMMRPITKYCAEVHVGEAISEVIANAFRSAEFGRPGASFISLPMDIVNEPTTGPVLAGCRVPRMGAAAGEDIQSAVKLIKEAKCPVLLLGLQASRPENSDAVRHLLCRTAMPVVGTYQAAGAIDVNHFARFAGRVGLFNNQPADQLLQKADLVVSVGYGPIEYDPCMWNSQHRLKLVHIDVLPSEIDTCYRPDVELIGNISATLHALTESFQSVLQIPGEVENILSDLGRQRTELAERAARRGGMPIHPLRIVKELQDVVSDDVTLCVDMGSFHIWIARYLYSFRARQLLISNGQQTMGVALPWAIGAALVRPGDKVVSISGDGGFMQSSMELETAVRLKTNIVHIVWVDNAYNMVEMQEVKKYDRKSGVEFGPIDFKQYAEACGAVGFNVASVEELRPVLRKAMDIQGPVVVAIPVDYSDNYKLMAQMNFSQMI; the protein is encoded by the coding sequence ATGGCAAAGGTAAATACGGATAACAATTGGCAGTGTGGCGCTGATTTAGTGGTAAAGAACCTGGAAGCGCAGGGAGTAAAACACGTTTTTGGTATACCGGGTGCGAAGATCGACCGGGTATTCGATTCACTGGTGGACTCACAGTCAATTGAAACCGTAGTGGTGCGCCACGAAGCTAACGCGGCGTTTATGGCAGCGGCGGTTGGCCGTTTGACCGGTAAAGCGGGCGTCGCGCTGGCCACCTCCGGGCCAGGGGCTTCCAACCTGGTGACCGGCCTGGCGACGGCAACGTCCGAAGGGGATGCGGTAGTAGCGTTCGGCGGTGCGGTTAAACGCGCAGATAACCTGAAGCAAACCCACCAGAGCATGGATACCGTCAGCATGATGCGGCCGATCACCAAGTACTGCGCCGAAGTGCACGTGGGCGAGGCCATTTCCGAGGTGATTGCTAACGCTTTCCGTAGCGCAGAGTTTGGCCGCCCCGGCGCGTCTTTCATCAGCCTGCCGATGGATATTGTCAATGAACCGACCACCGGCCCGGTGCTGGCGGGTTGCCGCGTGCCACGCATGGGCGCTGCCGCCGGCGAAGACATTCAGTCTGCGGTGAAACTGATTAAAGAAGCCAAATGCCCGGTGCTGCTGCTTGGCCTGCAAGCCAGCCGCCCGGAAAACAGCGACGCGGTGCGCCATCTGCTGTGCCGCACCGCAATGCCGGTGGTGGGGACCTACCAGGCGGCCGGCGCCATCGATGTGAATCATTTTGCCCGTTTTGCCGGCCGTGTGGGGCTGTTCAACAACCAGCCTGCCGACCAACTGCTGCAGAAAGCGGATTTGGTGGTCAGCGTGGGTTACGGCCCGATCGAATACGATCCGTGCATGTGGAATAGCCAGCATCGCCTGAAACTGGTGCACATCGATGTGCTGCCATCGGAAATCGATACCTGCTACCGCCCGGATGTGGAACTGATCGGCAACATCAGCGCCACGCTCCATGCGCTGACGGAATCGTTCCAGAGCGTGTTGCAGATCCCAGGCGAAGTGGAAAATATCCTCAGCGATCTCGGCCGCCAGCGCACCGAACTGGCCGAGCGTGCGGCTCGCCGCGGCGGTATGCCGATTCACCCGCTGCGTATCGTGAAGGAACTGCAGGACGTGGTCAGCGATGACGTGACGCTGTGTGTGGATATGGGGAGCTTCCATATCTGGATTGCCCGTTATCTTTACAGCTTCCGTGCCCGCCAGTTACTGATCTCCAACGGCCAGCAAACCATGGGTGTGGCGCTGCCGTGGGCTATCGGTGCAGCGCTGGTGCGCCCGGGCGATAAAGTGGTTTCCATTTCGGGCGACGGCGGCTTTATGCAGTCGAGCATGGAGCTGGAAACGGCGGTACGCCTGAAAACCAACATCGTGCACATCGTTTGGGTGGATAACGCCTATAACATGGTCGAAATGCAGGAAGTGAAAAAATACGATCGTAAATCTGGCGTTGAGTTTGGGCCGATTGATTTCAAACAGTATGCTGAAGCCTGCGGTGCGGTTGGTTTTAACGTCGCGTCGGTGGAAGAACTGCGTCCGGTGCTGCGTAAAGCGATGGATATCCAGGGGCCGGTGGTGGTTGCCATCCCTGTGGACTACTCCGATAACTACAAACTGATGGCGCAGATGAACTTCAGCCAGATGATCTGA
- a CDS encoding LysR family transcriptional regulator yields the protein MNYSLKQLRIFVTIARYGSFSRAGEAIGLTQSAVSHSVKELEAEIGVRLLDRTTREVILTDAGQRLAHQVERLLDELQATLLDVRSFGVQRSGTVRVASSQTISAHLMPQCIAAGEKQYPDIRILLRDQAQQQVLSSIRNAEVDFGIVVDPVQAVDLDCEPILYEPFLLLCRRDHPFASQAVVHWTALNGCRLVLQDYASGSRPLIDQAIRQQGIKAQVVQEIGHPATIFPMVTAGIGISIFPALALPLPEGEQLKVCRLEPEINRALMLVRRKNRSLTPAAEVIWQVVRRQAALLAQQRQRQGEY from the coding sequence ATGAATTACTCCCTTAAGCAGTTGCGGATCTTTGTCACCATTGCCCGCTATGGCAGTTTCAGCCGCGCCGGCGAGGCGATAGGCCTGACGCAGTCGGCGGTAAGCCACAGCGTGAAAGAGCTGGAGGCGGAGATCGGCGTGCGTTTGCTGGATCGCACCACGCGCGAGGTGATATTGACCGATGCCGGGCAGCGGCTGGCGCACCAGGTTGAACGGCTGTTGGACGAGCTGCAGGCAACGTTGCTGGATGTGCGCAGCTTTGGCGTGCAGCGCAGCGGCACCGTTAGGGTGGCTTCCAGCCAGACCATCTCCGCCCATCTGATGCCGCAGTGCATTGCTGCCGGCGAGAAGCAGTACCCGGATATTCGCATCCTGCTGCGCGATCAGGCCCAGCAGCAAGTGCTGAGCAGCATCCGCAATGCTGAAGTGGATTTCGGTATCGTGGTTGATCCGGTGCAGGCGGTGGATCTGGACTGTGAACCGATTCTGTATGAGCCGTTTTTGCTGCTGTGCCGCCGCGATCACCCGTTCGCCAGCCAGGCGGTGGTGCACTGGACGGCATTAAACGGTTGCCGCCTGGTGTTGCAGGACTATGCCTCCGGCAGCCGGCCGCTGATTGACCAGGCGATTCGCCAACAGGGGATTAAGGCGCAGGTGGTGCAGGAAATCGGCCATCCGGCCACGATTTTCCCCATGGTGACCGCCGGCATCGGCATCAGCATTTTCCCGGCGCTGGCGTTGCCATTGCCGGAAGGGGAGCAGCTCAAGGTGTGCCGTCTCGAGCCGGAAATTAACCGCGCGCTGATGCTGGTGCGGCGTAAAAACCGTTCCCTGACGCCGGCGGCAGAGGTGATCTGGCAGGTGGTGCGCCGGCAGGCGGCGCTGCTGGCCCAGCAGCGGCAACGCCAGGGCGAGTATTAA
- a CDS encoding LysR family transcriptional regulator, with the protein MNDARYAEHLPIFIEVAQHGSFSAAARKLGMVPSSLVRHIDSLENLLNVTLFIRSTRGLMLTDAGKLLQERATQILADIIDIKAELNSLSDSPQGILRISCLPTFGKNYILPLLPELAHRYPRLSVDLDLTEQQTDPTQELLDATIRIGEQKDSGLYASHIATQRWMMCASPAYIARHGQPATLAELPRHRLIARYHRQEPTCWAQILDSSLMSQCNMVLRCDDFTAQRQAALLGIGITFLPNWVVGPDIQAGKLQKILDDPRGEKQGIYLLRPLAKISAKLEAFIHLLQHSIGQPPSWE; encoded by the coding sequence ATGAATGACGCACGCTATGCAGAACATCTGCCAATTTTTATCGAAGTTGCCCAACACGGCAGCTTCTCCGCGGCGGCCCGCAAGCTGGGTATGGTCCCCTCATCGCTGGTCCGTCATATCGATTCGCTGGAAAACCTGCTGAATGTCACCCTGTTTATCCGCTCAACGCGCGGCCTGATGCTGACCGACGCCGGCAAACTGCTGCAGGAACGCGCCACCCAGATACTGGCTGACATCATTGATATCAAAGCCGAGCTAAACTCACTGAGCGACAGCCCGCAGGGGATACTGCGCATCAGTTGCCTGCCGACCTTTGGCAAAAACTACATCCTGCCGCTGCTGCCGGAATTGGCGCACCGCTATCCACGTTTGTCCGTCGATCTTGATCTGACGGAACAGCAGACCGATCCGACGCAAGAGTTGCTGGACGCGACGATCCGCATCGGCGAGCAGAAAGACAGCGGGCTGTATGCCAGCCATATCGCCACCCAACGCTGGATGATGTGCGCCAGCCCGGCCTACATCGCCCGCCATGGGCAGCCAGCCACCCTGGCGGAACTGCCGCGCCACCGGCTGATCGCCCGATATCACCGGCAAGAGCCGACCTGCTGGGCGCAGATCCTCGATAGCTCGCTGATGAGCCAATGCAATATGGTATTACGCTGTGATGACTTCACCGCCCAGCGCCAGGCGGCGTTGCTCGGGATCGGGATCACCTTCTTGCCCAACTGGGTGGTCGGGCCGGATATCCAGGCCGGCAAGCTGCAGAAAATATTGGACGATCCGCGCGGTGAGAAACAGGGGATCTACCTGCTGCGCCCACTGGCGAAAATCTCCGCCAAGCTGGAGGCCTTTATCCACCTGCTGCAACACAGTATCGGCCAGCCGCCCAGTTGGGAATGA
- the budA gene encoding acetolactate decarboxylase, whose translation MNHNQGCSCAQHLAQGFAKQRVSTGEGEIYQISLMSALLSGVYEGDVTIAELLKHGDFGLGTFNHLDGELIAFDQEIHQLRADGSARPASLDQKTPFAVVTFFKPTVTQEFTHPITKDALHQCIDEQIDSPNVFCALRIDGEFSSVETRTVPRQERPYKHMLEAIEEQPIFSFKQRQGSLVGFRSPDYMQGVTVAGYHEHFVTDDRSGGGHVLDYQLERGRLQFGVITRLNLQLPQDADFLRADLCPEDLDRAIRAAEG comes from the coding sequence ATGAACCATAACCAGGGTTGTTCCTGTGCCCAGCATTTGGCGCAGGGCTTCGCCAAACAACGAGTGAGCACCGGTGAAGGTGAGATTTATCAGATCTCGCTGATGAGTGCCTTACTTAGCGGCGTGTACGAGGGAGACGTTACGATCGCTGAGTTGTTGAAACATGGCGATTTCGGCCTGGGGACTTTCAATCATCTTGATGGCGAACTGATTGCCTTTGATCAGGAGATTCACCAACTGCGCGCCGATGGCAGCGCCCGGCCCGCCAGCTTGGATCAGAAAACCCCGTTTGCCGTAGTCACCTTTTTCAAACCCACCGTCACGCAGGAGTTTACTCACCCTATCACCAAAGATGCGCTACATCAGTGTATTGATGAGCAAATCGATTCCCCCAATGTGTTCTGCGCATTGCGTATCGACGGTGAGTTCAGCTCGGTAGAAACGCGCACCGTCCCCCGCCAGGAAAGGCCTTATAAACACATGCTGGAAGCGATCGAAGAACAGCCTATCTTTTCATTCAAACAGCGCCAGGGCTCGTTGGTCGGTTTCCGTTCGCCTGATTATATGCAGGGGGTTACGGTAGCCGGTTACCACGAACATTTCGTTACCGATGATCGCAGCGGCGGCGGCCACGTGCTGGATTACCAGCTTGAACGTGGCCGCCTGCAGTTTGGGGTGATCACCCGTCTTAATCTTCAGTTACCGCAAGATGCGGATTTTCTGCGCGCCGACCTCTGCCCAGAGGATTTGGACCGTGCAATACGTGCTGCCGAAGGCTAA
- a CDS encoding MbtH family protein, giving the protein MEKQSPFDDPQQPSLVLCNHEAQYSLWFDANAIPNGWTVAFGPATRTQCDEWLAQHWPDIRPLSSGHALNR; this is encoded by the coding sequence ATGGAAAAACAGAGTCCGTTTGACGATCCGCAGCAGCCCAGTTTGGTGCTCTGCAACCACGAAGCGCAATACAGCCTGTGGTTCGATGCCAACGCTATCCCAAACGGGTGGACGGTGGCGTTCGGCCCGGCAACGCGTACGCAATGTGATGAATGGCTGGCGCAGCACTGGCCGGACATCCGGCCGCTATCGTCTGGCCATGCATTGAACAGGTAA
- a CDS encoding enterobactin synthase subunit F, which translates to MPLVAAQPGIWVADQLSPHGNAYAVAHYIELQGAVDKERLLAAIGQGLSEVDTLRLRFSERDGVPVQIYDPAQALIEPEFVDLAASPDAPAAARALMEIDLSGDLRASSGKPLYRHVLMRLADDRWYWYQRYHHMLVDGFSFTAIARRIAAIYSHLCRGDALPPAPFTPFSEVVAEYQAYQVSPARQRDADFWLKKARQLPPAATISPQPLAGAVPTPRIHRLDLQCDKTAFAALAVAGQAQHLTAADMAVALLAVWVSRLSGQPSFSAGFIFMRRTGSAALCAAGPVINVLPMAMHLEPQASLGEAAASISRELKSVRRHQRYDAEQVQRDLGHVGDAEPLYGTVFNFKMFDYQLDFNGIEGVTHDLASGPVRDLEIALFIGQDGALKVELLASADRYSRQELAAHLQRLPLLLSQFAARPALPIGEADLLTVQDHALLARVNDTAHPLPAETLSSLLAQQAQKTPDAPALADPLLQLSYREVREQVRALARQLVAQGVRPGDIVAVALPRSVYLSLALMAIVETGAAYLPLDTGYPDERLSMMLEDASPRLIVTDPLQQARFAGKGEMLIYAALLPVDHAAGVTIAGPTPQHAAYIIFTSGSTGRPKGVLVGHQAIVNRLLWMQHQYTIGAGDVVLQKTPCSFDVSVWEFFWPLMVGAQLVMAPPEAHRDPHQLQGLIAKYRVTTMHFVPSMLAAFVAALDSEQAVGHCASLRQVFCSGEALPAELCRQWQSRTAVPLHNLYGPTEAAVDVSWYPAYGESLARVTGSHVPIGLPVWNTGLRILDARLRPVPPGVAGDLYLTGVQLAQGYLGRPDLTASRFVADPYGNGGRMYRTGDVARWLPGGEVEYLGRSDDQLKIRGQRIELSDIDHALLSLPGVRQAVAHALVLQGAPAGAAGDARQLVGYLVAQPNVRLDLAALRAALAERLPPHMVPVALVEMDELPLSANGKLDRKALPQPQLQARKAGRPPAPGLETAIAAVFARLLQRQQVFADDDFFALGGHSLLAMRLAAELRRDLGKAVAVGQVMVASTVEQLAQLLAEDRSQEEAERSGFDSVLPLRITDGPILFCLHPASGFSWQFSVLPRYLDQHWSLVGIQSPRPDGPLAASEDMDQVVEAHLATVLRVQPHGPYHFIGYSLGGTLAQGIAARLQARGERVAFLGLLDTYPPETQNWDVMLDDNVLKEVQREREQFLAVSEGTLDPALGAGRAVMFDHIEANYADSVRLLSRTRTARFHGTATLFVAKRTLQEGMDVQQTWARYVDALQVHELDCAHVDIVSPASFNVLGPLLNRVLRAL; encoded by the coding sequence TTGCCGTTGGTGGCGGCGCAGCCTGGTATTTGGGTAGCCGATCAGCTTTCCCCGCACGGCAATGCTTATGCCGTTGCACACTATATTGAATTGCAGGGAGCTGTGGATAAAGAACGCCTGCTGGCGGCGATCGGGCAGGGGCTGAGTGAAGTGGATACGCTGCGGTTGCGTTTTAGCGAACGTGACGGTGTGCCGGTACAGATCTATGACCCGGCGCAGGCCTTGATTGAACCAGAGTTTGTCGATCTGGCCGCTTCACCTGACGCGCCGGCGGCCGCACGGGCGTTGATGGAGATTGATCTGTCTGGCGATCTGCGCGCCAGTAGCGGCAAACCGCTGTATCGCCATGTGCTGATGCGGCTTGCCGATGACCGCTGGTATTGGTATCAGCGTTATCACCACATGTTGGTGGATGGCTTTAGCTTCACGGCCATTGCCCGCCGCATTGCGGCGATCTACAGCCATTTGTGCCGGGGCGATGCCCTGCCGCCGGCGCCGTTTACTCCCTTTAGCGAGGTGGTTGCGGAGTATCAGGCCTATCAGGTATCGCCGGCCCGGCAACGCGACGCCGATTTTTGGCTGAAAAAAGCGCGCCAGTTGCCGCCGGCGGCCACCATCAGCCCACAGCCGTTGGCGGGGGCGGTGCCCACGCCGCGTATTCACCGTTTGGATTTGCAGTGTGATAAAACGGCGTTCGCCGCGCTGGCCGTGGCCGGCCAGGCGCAGCATCTGACCGCGGCGGATATGGCGGTAGCGTTGTTGGCCGTGTGGGTATCGCGCCTGAGTGGCCAACCCAGTTTCAGCGCAGGGTTTATTTTCATGCGCCGTACTGGCTCGGCCGCGCTGTGCGCCGCCGGCCCGGTGATCAACGTATTGCCGATGGCAATGCACCTTGAGCCGCAGGCCTCGCTGGGTGAAGCCGCGGCAAGTATCAGCCGCGAACTGAAAAGCGTGCGCCGGCACCAGCGCTATGACGCCGAACAGGTGCAGCGCGATCTGGGCCATGTCGGCGACGCTGAGCCGCTGTACGGCACGGTGTTCAATTTTAAAATGTTTGATTACCAGCTCGACTTTAACGGCATTGAGGGCGTTACCCACGATCTGGCTTCCGGGCCGGTACGGGATCTGGAAATCGCGCTGTTCATCGGCCAGGACGGCGCGTTGAAGGTAGAGCTGCTGGCCAGTGCGGACCGTTATTCCCGCCAGGAGCTGGCGGCGCATTTGCAGCGCCTGCCGCTGTTGCTCAGCCAGTTTGCGGCGCGCCCTGCGTTGCCGATTGGCGAGGCCGATCTGCTGACGGTGCAGGACCATGCGCTGTTGGCGCGGGTTAACGATACCGCCCACCCGCTGCCGGCCGAAACCCTCAGCAGCCTGCTGGCACAGCAGGCGCAGAAAACCCCGGATGCCCCGGCGTTGGCCGATCCGCTGTTGCAACTCAGCTACCGTGAAGTGCGCGAACAAGTGCGCGCGCTGGCGCGCCAACTGGTGGCGCAGGGCGTGCGCCCAGGCGACATCGTGGCGGTGGCGTTGCCGCGTTCGGTCTACCTTTCATTGGCGCTGATGGCGATTGTGGAAACCGGGGCGGCCTATTTGCCGCTGGATACCGGCTACCCGGATGAACGCCTGAGCATGATGCTGGAAGACGCCAGCCCGCGCCTGATCGTCACCGATCCGCTGCAGCAGGCGCGGTTTGCCGGCAAAGGCGAGATGCTGATTTATGCCGCGCTGCTGCCGGTTGATCACGCAGCCGGCGTGACGATCGCCGGGCCTACGCCGCAGCACGCGGCTTATATTATCTTCACTTCGGGCTCCACCGGGCGGCCGAAGGGGGTATTGGTCGGCCACCAGGCGATCGTCAACCGCCTGTTGTGGATGCAGCATCAATACACCATCGGCGCCGGCGATGTGGTGCTGCAAAAAACACCGTGCAGTTTTGACGTATCGGTGTGGGAGTTTTTCTGGCCGCTGATGGTGGGCGCGCAGTTGGTGATGGCGCCGCCGGAGGCCCACCGCGATCCGCACCAGTTGCAAGGCCTGATCGCCAAATACCGCGTCACGACCATGCACTTTGTGCCTTCCATGCTGGCGGCTTTTGTCGCCGCGCTGGATTCTGAACAGGCGGTGGGCCACTGCGCCTCGCTGCGGCAGGTATTCTGCAGCGGCGAAGCCCTGCCGGCGGAGCTGTGCCGCCAATGGCAGAGCCGCACTGCGGTGCCATTGCATAACCTGTATGGCCCGACGGAAGCGGCGGTGGATGTTTCCTGGTATCCGGCCTATGGCGAATCGCTGGCCCGGGTGACCGGCAGTCACGTGCCGATCGGCCTGCCGGTGTGGAATACCGGCCTGCGTATTTTGGACGCGCGCCTACGGCCGGTGCCGCCGGGTGTCGCTGGCGATCTGTATCTGACCGGCGTGCAACTGGCCCAGGGCTATCTTGGCAGGCCGGATCTGACCGCCAGCCGCTTCGTTGCCGATCCGTATGGCAACGGCGGGCGCATGTACCGCACCGGCGACGTGGCGCGCTGGCTGCCGGGCGGCGAAGTGGAATACCTCGGCCGCAGTGACGATCAGTTAAAAATCCGCGGCCAACGTATTGAGCTGAGCGATATCGATCATGCGTTGCTGTCGCTGCCGGGCGTGCGCCAGGCGGTGGCGCATGCGCTGGTGTTGCAGGGTGCGCCGGCGGGTGCTGCCGGCGATGCCCGCCAACTGGTGGGTTACCTGGTGGCGCAGCCGAATGTGCGGTTGGATCTGGCGGCGTTGCGGGCGGCGTTGGCTGAGCGTTTGCCGCCGCATATGGTGCCGGTGGCGCTGGTCGAAATGGACGAACTGCCGTTGAGCGCCAACGGCAAGCTGGATCGCAAGGCGTTGCCGCAGCCGCAGCTCCAGGCGCGCAAGGCCGGCCGGCCGCCGGCGCCGGGCCTGGAAACGGCGATCGCCGCCGTGTTCGCACGCTTGTTGCAGCGTCAACAGGTCTTTGCCGATGATGATTTCTTTGCCCTGGGCGGCCATTCGCTGCTGGCGATGCGCCTGGCGGCGGAACTGCGCCGCGATCTGGGCAAAGCGGTGGCGGTGGGGCAGGTGATGGTGGCCTCGACGGTGGAGCAACTGGCGCAACTGCTGGCGGAAGATCGTTCGCAGGAAGAGGCCGAGCGTAGCGGCTTCGACAGCGTGTTGCCGCTGCGGATCACCGATGGGCCGATCCTGTTCTGCCTGCATCCGGCTTCCGGTTTTTCCTGGCAGTTCAGCGTATTGCCGCGCTATCTTGACCAACACTGGTCGTTGGTCGGCATTCAGTCGCCGCGTCCCGATGGGCCGTTGGCGGCCAGCGAAGATATGGATCAGGTGGTTGAGGCGCATCTGGCCACCGTGCTGCGGGTGCAGCCGCACGGCCCGTACCATTTTATCGGCTATTCGCTGGGCGGTACGCTGGCGCAGGGGATCGCCGCGCGCCTGCAGGCGCGAGGGGAGCGGGTGGCGTTCCTGGGGCTGTTGGATACCTACCCGCCGGAAACCCAAAACTGGGACGTTATGCTGGATGACAACGTGTTGAAGGAAGTGCAGCGCGAACGTGAACAGTTCCTGGCGGTGTCGGAAGGTACGCTCGATCCGGCGTTGGGCGCAGGCCGTGCGGTGATGTTTGACCACATTGAGGCCAACTATGCGGATTCGGTGCGGCTGCTTTCCCGCACCCGTACCGCCCGTTTCCACGGCACGGCGACGCTGTTTGTGGCCAAACGCACCTTGCAGGAGGGTATGGACGTTCAGCAAACCTGGGCGCGCTATGTGGATGCGCTGCAGGTGCACGAACTGGACTGCGCACACGTGGATATTGTGTCGCCGGCGTCGTTTAATGTGCTGGGGCCGTTATTGAACCGGGTGTTGCGGGCGCTGTAA
- a CDS encoding TonB-dependent siderophore receptor: MNRKLSRYSLATIIGLGLGAPAFTQAAQTNGDPAETENTPLATQQKKTQGEETLVVTAARQNLQAPGVSTITADEIQKRPPARDINELIRTMPGVNLTGNSTSGQRGNNRQIDIRGMGPENTLILIDGMPATSRNSVRQGWRGERDTRGDTAWVPPEMIERIEVLRGPAAARYGNGAAGGVVNIITKKPGNDLHGSLNAYYNVPQHKDEGATRRTDFSLSGPLSDVLSFRLFGGYSKTQADAWDINESHKSERVGTYSSSIPAGREGVVDKNIDAMLHWDFAHLQSLEFEYSYGRQGNRYAGDTQNTNTNALVQSNYGNETNRIYRETFSLNHRGAWDNGISTNNYIRFERTRNTRLNEGLAGGTEGIFDTTNEGYGTTKLDDFLAHSEISVPFELGVAQTATLGTEWNQQRMKDGSSIGQALEGTRTGGAIDGVDSTNRNPYASAHIFSLFAEDNIELTDSTMLTPGLRYDLHSEAGNNWSPSLNLSQELGENFTLKMGIARAYKAPNLFQNNTNYVLYSAGQGCATSDVSTGCYLLGNKDLKAETSVNKEIGLEFHQNGWLAGVTYFRNDYRNKIEAGSTRIASSSSGTAVYQWENVPKAVVQGLEGTLNVPVSETVTWSNNATYMIENENKTTGDYLSVIPKFTINSTLSWQATEALSLQSTLTWYGRQKPKKYNYQGKAAVWPETREVSPYAVVGASATYEVNKNVSLTAGIDNLFDKRQFRAGNAQNVGNPLTGAVNIAGAGAATYNEPGRTFYMSINSHF; encoded by the coding sequence ATGAACCGCAAATTATCTCGTTATTCGTTAGCCACAATCATTGGGTTAGGGTTGGGCGCGCCCGCCTTTACCCAAGCCGCACAAACTAATGGCGATCCGGCCGAAACGGAAAATACCCCTTTGGCCACACAGCAAAAAAAGACCCAGGGTGAAGAAACCCTCGTGGTTACCGCCGCCCGCCAAAACCTGCAGGCGCCGGGCGTTTCCACCATCACCGCCGATGAGATCCAAAAACGCCCGCCGGCACGCGATATCAATGAGCTGATCCGCACCATGCCTGGGGTTAACCTGACGGGCAACTCCACCAGCGGCCAGCGCGGCAACAACCGGCAGATTGATATCCGCGGTATGGGCCCGGAAAACACCCTTATCCTGATCGACGGTATGCCGGCCACCAGCCGCAATTCGGTGCGCCAGGGGTGGCGCGGCGAACGCGATACCCGCGGCGATACCGCCTGGGTGCCGCCAGAAATGATCGAACGTATTGAGGTGTTGCGTGGCCCGGCCGCGGCGCGCTACGGCAACGGCGCTGCTGGTGGGGTGGTCAATATCATCACCAAAAAGCCCGGCAACGATCTGCATGGCTCGTTGAACGCCTATTACAACGTGCCGCAGCATAAAGACGAAGGCGCCACCCGCCGCACCGACTTCAGCCTCTCCGGCCCATTGAGCGACGTACTGAGCTTCCGCCTGTTCGGCGGCTACAGCAAAACCCAAGCCGACGCCTGGGATATTAACGAATCGCATAAATCCGAACGTGTGGGCACCTACAGCAGCAGCATTCCCGCCGGGCGCGAAGGTGTGGTCGACAAAAACATTGATGCGATGCTGCACTGGGACTTCGCGCACCTGCAGTCGCTGGAGTTTGAGTATTCTTATGGCCGCCAGGGCAACCGCTATGCCGGCGATACCCAGAACACCAACACCAACGCCCTGGTACAGAGCAACTACGGTAATGAAACCAACCGTATCTACCGCGAAACCTTCAGCCTGAACCACCGCGGCGCCTGGGATAACGGCATCAGCACCAATAACTATATTCGCTTCGAGCGCACCCGCAACACCCGCCTGAACGAGGGGCTGGCCGGCGGTACGGAAGGGATTTTCGACACCACTAATGAAGGCTACGGCACCACCAAGCTGGACGATTTCCTGGCGCACAGCGAAATCAGCGTGCCGTTTGAACTCGGCGTAGCGCAAACCGCCACGTTGGGTACCGAGTGGAACCAGCAGCGGATGAAAGACGGCTCGTCTATCGGCCAAGCGCTGGAAGGGACCAGAACCGGCGGCGCAATTGATGGGGTCGATAGCACCAATCGTAACCCTTACGCTTCCGCACACATCTTCTCGCTGTTCGCCGAAGACAATATCGAGCTAACCGACAGCACCATGCTAACGCCGGGCCTGCGTTACGATCTGCATTCCGAAGCCGGCAACAACTGGAGCCCGTCGCTGAACCTGTCGCAGGAACTGGGCGAGAACTTCACCCTGAAAATGGGTATCGCCCGTGCCTACAAAGCGCCGAACCTGTTCCAGAACAACACCAACTACGTGTTGTATAGCGCAGGCCAGGGCTGTGCCACCAGCGACGTCAGCACCGGCTGCTACCTGCTCGGCAACAAGGATCTGAAGGCGGAAACCAGCGTTAATAAAGAGATCGGGCTGGAGTTCCATCAAAACGGCTGGCTGGCCGGGGTGACCTACTTCCGCAACGATTACCGTAACAAGATCGAAGCCGGCAGCACCCGCATCGCCAGCAGCAGCAGCGGCACGGCGGTTTACCAGTGGGAGAACGTGCCGAAGGCGGTGGTGCAAGGGCTGGAAGGCACGCTGAACGTGCCGGTCAGCGAAACCGTCACCTGGAGCAACAACGCCACCTACATGATCGAGAACGAGAACAAAACCACCGGCGATTACCTGTCGGTGATCCCGAAGTTCACTATCAACTCGACGCTAAGCTGGCAGGCAACCGAGGCATTGTCGCTGCAATCGACCCTGACCTGGTACGGCCGGCAGAAACCGAAGAAGTACAACTATCAGGGCAAAGCGGCCGTCTGGCCTGAAACCCGTGAGGTGAGCCCTTATGCGGTCGTCGGCGCCAGCGCCACCTATGAGGTGAACAAGAACGTCAGCCTTACCGCAGGTATCGACAACCTGTTCGATAAACGCCAGTTCCGCGCCGGCAACGCGCAGAACGTGGGTAACCCACTCACCGGCGCGGTTAACATCGCCGGTGCAGGCGCGGCCACCTACAACGAACCGGGGCGCACCTTCTATATGAGCATCAATAGCCACTTCTGA